GTGTCAGGTCTCACAGGAGCTGAACAAGCAGCTTGCTTTTGTGTAGCGCTGGAAGTGAACAGTCTGCACTGCAGTTACTCCAACAAAGAATCaatccttattttaaaacagatgtgTATTTAAACATGTAAATGTGAGCATCCAGAGAGCTCCTTCAGGTCAAATGCTGCCTTTCTTGTGAAAGCTTTTATATGCAGTGACATGCAGGTAAGATGATAGATGCGATTCCAGAAGTCAGGCAGTGCCAAGCTCTGCTTTCGACACTTGTAGTAACTCAGCTTTGTACTTATAAAAGCAAATTTGCATCAGATATGTACCCAAAACATAATATAATGATACAAGGCCATATCCTGAGGCAGATGGATCTCAGAGAGCCCTCAGGTGCCCAGCGCTTGATTAACCCTTACCTAGGTGACTGCCTGGTCAGCACATGGCAGGGCTGGCAGTGCCCACGGGGCCCCCGGGTCACCCCTGGGCCACTCTCTGTCCAGTTTTACTTTTGTCTGTCACTTCTGTGCCTTGCAGGGTTTTCTATGTCTGCAGAGAGAGAACTTCTGCTTGGTGGCTATAGGTGAATCTCAGAACAAACCTCGGGGATGGCTTTGGGGGTGCTGAGCTTGGCTTGGCACCGGTTTGTCACAGTGATCTGAATATGGCTAAATTGAGTGAAGCCTGGGTGTGTTTTCTGCCTTGCTGGCCTGGCCTGTACAGCTGTGTGATGTTTGTCTGGGCACTGGAGGAACAGAGCTTCTGGGCAGAGGGGTGAGGGGCTTCCTGCTTCAGTCGTAGAGTAACAGTTCAGATCCAATTGCTGGTTTGCTCTGTATTTATCCCTCTAGAACAAGTCTCTTGCATGGGACCTTTCTGCAGCAACAGGCAGTAGCAGAGGTTTGTGTCAGGCCGAGTACATTTTGCAGAGGTGTAGGAGGCTTCCAGAGGGAGACTTGCCCTGCCGGGAAGGGGCAGGGACTTTAATAACTTTCGTACAGGTGTCTCCCAACCCCATCCAAGCATAACTGAGATTTCCCTGAGCACACCAGCAGTGTCTGAGAAGCCCTGCAGTGCGTGAAGGTCTTTGTGAGGGGATGTGTCAGCCCTTTGCTGTCCTCACAGCACTCTTCCAGAAGCATGCTTCTTTCTGATGAGGTAAATGTGCACTGTGTCTGTGCTACAACATGTCAGCTCTGTAACCACAGAGACTACGACCACGCTTTTGACATGAGTTCTTggtattttaattcttttggcTTGTGcagtagaaaacaaagaaaagaaacactgaaaacaatttgCTACAAACATCAGTGGGAATGAAATACATTTGTGGAATGGCTCAGTATGGAAAGCTGCAACTCtgaatttcttaaaattgtAGATTTAAATCCTACATGCCATACGTGTTGGTATCTACAAATGCTTAGCATGTTCTTATGTGCACTGGGCTAAGCAGAAGTACAGTCCATTAGGATCTCAGGATTTGTTAATTCCTTgaatgcactgaaaatatttcctcccTCTGTCATGCTCTGCCAAGAGATGGCTTGCAACAGCAGCCTCTGAAACGCggtgctgtgcccactgcccctTGTTGCTCACCTGTCATGACCTGGTGGTGATCGTGACGAGCAACTGGCTGTGGGAGATGGCTCCCAGCAGGATGggtgtcctgctgcctgcagctggaggggTAACCAGCACGTGGCCAGTCCACGCGATGTCCAGCCAGCTGCCTTCTCTTATCCAGCGTGGCCATgagctgctgtcaccagcaaTGCCGCTCTTCTGACACCAAACTGCATTATAATCTGCAACTACTGTATTTGCaagtttaaaattatatataaaacacgCTGCTAATATTGCtaatattttcagctgttaTGCCCTTACTCTCCCTGATATAACATCCACCAAGTGGAATTCGACACGCAAGTCTATCGTGATGAGCAGCTGAGCTCCCCACACGGCAACGCACGTACCCCCAAGAGGATGGCTGAGGCGCAGGTGGCTTTACCCTCTGCAAAGGGTAAATGAACAAAGGCACCACAAAATGGGGTGGGCAGTGTGGGGAACAGGGGTGTAAGCATCCCATTACTGGCAGCATTGTTCAAGGTGATCTCTGTTCTCTTTGTTAGCTTCACTCTCGCTTCCCCTGCGCGGCCCCTGCAGACATCAGAGCCTCCTGCACCTGCTCTTTCCCCCACTCTACTCAGGAATTGCATTTGTGCTTGTAACTCAGGACAAATATTTCAGTCAAAATCTTGTGTTCCTCGCTGTCAGAAGCACTTGGCGTTCTGCTCACTTGTAATGGGGCTGTGTGGTGTCACCCTGCCAAAAAGACTTATCTGCAGTGGTGTTTGTTCATGGCTGGCTTCCTTCAGGCTAGAGTGGGCAGCATCCCTTTGCAGAGCTTGTTCCTGATGTGCAAATTATAGAAACAATATCCTGAATTTGGATAGTAGGgagttgtgggttttttgctttgtttttaatctatgtGAGTGCAACCTGTTCTGCCCTAGCACTGTGAGAAATAGGCTTGCCTGGAATCTGAGGAGGGCTTCACAAACCATGCCAGAAACCTTGGAGCTAAATGTATGTGAAAAGGCTATTCTATGTGGGAATTACATATAAATAATctgaagattttaaataaagtattgcAGGTTCTCCACCCTGCTTGTTGCAGACAGCCAGACCTTTCCGAGGGACACGAGCCTGTGTCACCCAGCAGCTACCATTTGCTGAAGGCAGTGGTTTTGCTCTCCTGCATCTGCTCAGGAGCCGACCGGCCAGTGCTGCGTTGCATGCAGGGACTGCGTTATGGAGCCCGTGGGACCCAAGGGCATTGTTGGCGTCGCCGCAATGCCTGCGGCCGGccgtgcagcagctgctggccctgggcaaggctggggagcagccagccGCCCCTTTGAAATGAGATCGCGGGGACAATGGGAGCTGCCGGCTGGAACACGAGCCCTGCCGAGCTATGTGGATGGAGGGTAAATGTAAACCTGGAGGCTGAGTGCCGGGTTAGTGGAGGAGAGCGGCCGAGGGGgagtgatttaaaaagaaatacaaatgcaaataaaacaaaataaaattaaggcaTCCATCATGAAGCACTGACGCAGCTGACAGGCAGCACAAAGGATGTCTGTAAGACATACAAAGAGCAGCTGGTGTCACCCAGAGGCGAAGCGAAGGAAGCTCTTTGTGGGgaatgttttccagaaaaggaTGTTCAGAGCGCTGCGTACAGGTGGCTGTGTTGGCCATCCAGACCAGCAGCCTGTCTCCGAACAGCAGGTGCCTAGGCAGAAGTGCTTTTTTGCATCCAGCAGCGCTCCCCGGGATGCAGTGCCAGCCCCCTGTGCCTTGTGACGATGGGGTTTCTGTGACAGGAATCACTCCTGTATTTAGTAGCGTGAAGCTAATTGATCTAGCTGTGGTTTTTTGTCTTCTCCAGACCGTTTTACAGACCCTGCCCAAAGCCCTTTCTCCCTCTGGCTTCTCTTCTAGCTGGAAGGCCGTACTCTTATCTATTTGTTCCTGGTACGGAAGCCATTCTCTACCTTGGATGTCTTTGCAATTTTCTCCCCTTGAAATCAGAGGACCAGAACTGCCAGCAGCACTCAGGACACCATGATTATAGCAACATTGTCTTTCCTTGttgcttcctctcctttcctagGAACCAAGAGGCTGTCTTTCCTCACTATGCTGAGCACCGAGCTGAGCCTTTCACAGAACTGTCTGTCTCGTAGTTTTGATCCTGCGTGACATCAGTGAGCTCGGAGGAAGtcactgtttattttatatatttgtttatataattCTTCAGAGATGGTCTTTGTCTTTACTTGCCCATATCTCCCACTGTAATTACCAAACACCTAGCTCTTCACCCCTTTTCCGGGTGATTTATGGTGCTAATAAGCAGGCATCAGCATGCCCTGGAGGAATCCACTGGATCTACCCTGCTATGGAAACTAATCCTATGGAGACTGGAGATATGGAAACATATCCCTACCATTTGCCCTTCCACAGTTCAGTAAGCTTATCTATGGGAAGGTTTTCTCTCTTACTCCAGGTTATTTAGGTTAGCTTGTAGCTGTCAGGGTAGGGACACTACCCAGTACCTTCTGAACATCGCAGTAGGTTCCAGGTGATGGATCTCtcttgaatgtattttttcatgtcttcacAGATCCACCTGCAAAGCAATAGGAACAGCAGCCCAGTTCCCAGAATTCAGCCTGTATGCCAATGAGGGTACATCAGAAATAAGTGACCGAGCTGTTTTCcctgagagaaataaaatcccAGATCTGATGAGTCACTCCAGTCAGAGGGTGATGCACACATGGCCTGGTCTCTAGTTTGGGAAGGTTCTGCAGTCTCGCTGTGATGCCCTGCTACGTTACAGACAGtcctttcttatttattaaacaCAAATCACAGTGCCACTTAGAAAATACGGCCTTCTGTAAACAGTAGGAGATACTTTACCGGTGAAACACATTGTGCTCCCATTCCCCAGCCGGTGCGGTGGCCCTCAGCTGTCATTCCCAAAAACAGGTGGTGTAAGGCAACACCTCGGCGGCTGTATCAATCCGGCCCCTTGGCAGGAGGCCGtccagccccccgcccccccccccgggagaTGTTAAAGGCACTGAGTGCGCTCTGGGCTCcgtggagctgcagcaggagggagcccaGGTGATGGAGATCTGTCGTGTGCTCCTcctcgtcttctccacaggTAAACAAGCGTGGTTCAGCGATTGTCTTGGGCTGGGTCCTTGGGAGGGTGCGGGAGCACAGCTTTGTGTATGCATTTGTATAAATGCATGTGTTCTGGGAGCAGCCTGTCCAGAAGGAGGTTTTATGACATGCCGTATCACTCAAATAAGAGCTTTGGCGTGCTCTGATAGCAGGTAAAACATTCCTAATTTCAGCCCTCAGACAGTTTGAAGTGAGAAGTTTGTGTTTagttgttttcctctctgtgtgTTTGCCATCTTTTTGCCATGCTCTCATTTACTCTAGTGCTAAATTTATTTCCCAGTGTATGAGAGGGTCTAGCAAACATGGTTTGAAGTGTAAAATTTCACCAGTTTCAGGACTACCGACAAAGATGCAGAATAGTTTTGCAGCTGTGTATGTTGTACCAGGATAATTCTCTGTAAATTGTCCTTTGGAAGAATAAGGATTTTGTGATCCTAAACCTTTTTCACCAAAATCAAGAAGTATACCAAATTCCTACCAAGCCCCTCCAGAAGGTAACTGTGTGAAGGATTTTAATTGGATTAATAAAGCATAGCAAAATGTTTAACCTAGCTGTGACACTATGATCACAGCGTAGGAAGCGAAAGCAGCCATCGGGAAGCGAGCAGTGCCCGGCTGCTCAGGGCCCGCACGGGGTTTTTGCAATGACACCCAGGTATTTTAATAGCgtctggtgacaggacaaggctAAGACAAAATCCTTGGCATCTCAGCTTAGCTGTATGAGAGGACCTGGTGAAAAGGCAGTTAGGAAATAAGGGGAAATCCTGGCTTAGTCTGGAGTCAGCAGCAAAATTCTTGTTGAATTCAACAGCCCAGGACCTGTACTGAGAGACAAAAAGGCAAGGGAGAGATCTTCCAAACATGCTTGTGGTGAGGCTCAGCTGTTCTCCACCGCCTCTCGCTGCCATTAAGAGGGGTAGGTGGCTCAGCAGACAAGGGAGCACAGGACATAGAAATATGAGCACAAGTTGTgaactgcttctttctctgcccTCCTGGGTGCTGCCGGAGTGGCTCCCGGCATCAGAAGGATCTTGTTCTGCGTAGGCCTCAGGTGGAAGAGCCTGGATAATGCTTTCACCcaaatggctgaggttggccCCATTTAACATCACTATTACTGGCAGGACCATAGGATCAAAGGCGGACAGGGCAGCGACATAAGAAATTCCTGATGATGGGTATCCTCTGTGCTGAACTGTCTGTAAATGCTGAGCCCAACCACAGCCGTGGGTTGGGAGAGCCTGCAGGGGATTGATTCCTAACGCACAGTCTGACTTCCACAGTCACGGCCATTTGTTTTTGCCATCTACATGTTGGCAGCTCTTGCTGCCTTCATCCTGATCTGACCTGCAGATCAGATAAGCAATTGCCCCTGCTGGTGGCATTTGCAGCACACAGGTGAACTGAGAGAGGAGCCACAAGGTGGGCTTGGCGCTGGCCAGCCACGGGGCCTAGCTTCTGGTGGCACTTGCCCTGTGCCTGGCCCCACAGCAtgtcccctgccccatcccactGACACCTTCCTGCCCTTCGCAGCCGGGCTGGCCCTGTGCTACGAGCACGAGACACGCCTCGTCGAGGACCTGTTCAGGGACTACAACAAGGTCGTGCGGCCTGTCGAGGACCATCGGGATGCCGTTGTCGTCACGGTTGGGCTGCAGCTCATTCAGCTTATTAACGTGGTACGGTATGGGCGTGTGGCACGGTGCACATGGCACTGTTGGTTGACGGGGTATCGCCAAATGCCGtcactttccttctcctctAATCCTGGTGTCTGCTGCTGgtgtctccttttctttctttctatttttttaaggatgaaGTAAATCAGATTGTAACAACCAACGTACGTCTGAAGCAGGTAACTAAATATTGCTAACTATTCTGTCCTGTTCAAATAAATGTGCTAGACACAGCCAGGAATGAACTACTTTTGGGGGCAACTTGGACCAATGGGTCAGCTGGTGGAGTATTTCTTCGTTCTAGGGCCTCAAGAACAAAAAGCTTTGGACACTAGTGGCCttaagaaaatcattttgcaCCTGAATATTCCTTCTCTGATAGCAATTCAAACAGTAGGCTTTGGGtatatttattttggattaaGTGTCTTAAACCAATATTGAAGttaatgttaaaaacaacaaaaaatctgtgGGACCCAGTAACACATATTGATGCTTACCTGCACGACCCAAAGCTAGGGAGGTGGGTGTCTCTAGGAAGTATCAAGCAGTGCTGGGAGAGGTTCTCCCTGGCTGAACTCCTCCCTCTGCAGCAATGGACAGACGTCAACCTGAAGTGGAATCCAGAAGACTATGGCGGCGTGAAACAGATCCGCATCCCATCAGATGACATCTGGCGCCCGGACCTTGTCCTTTACAACAAGTAAGCAGTGTAGGAAGGAAAGGACATCTCTGCCCAGTAGCACCTTTATGAAAACTGAGACAGGAGGGTGTTTTTGCACTGCCTGCTCTCTAATCCTGTCCCACAGCAATCCCATCCCACCGCAAGGACCAGAGGCTGAGCACCAACTGCTTTCCACAGACAGCTAGGCTGCTCCTAGGCCGCTGGGTAGCTGCTAACATCCTTCCTTTCACAGTGCAGACGGTGATTTTGCCATTGTTAAATACACCAAAGTCCTTCTGGAACACACAGGAAAGATCACTTGGACGCCACctgccatttttaaaagttactgtgAAATTATTGTCACGCACTTCCCATTTGAccagcagaactgcagcatGAAGCTGGGAACTTGGACGTATGATGGTACGGTGGTGGTTATTAACCCGGTAAGCAACAGTTTGGTAACTGGGAAAAGCAGTAAAGACCTGGGTACCTTCTTAGAGAAATCTCAGATTTAGAATGGAAAATAACTGTGTTTTGACTGAAAAACAAGCAGACACTACCTGTATAATACAGAAGCCCCGTTTATAGACCGATCACAAAAATTGCCCAGTTTGACTTCTCAAATTCTGAGTATACTTATTTCCCATGTCTTCCCCAAATTTCCTGCCTGCCTATCCTCTTACAGATTCATGCCACTCCTTATGGTGCTGcacattctgcttttgttttccttattttgggGGGGATAACTTTTTATCTGCTTATGACTTTCTGTTTACAAGGACTCTTTCCCTGTCTCTTCAGGTATGTCGCCAACCTGTAGATACTTAATTAATCTTTCCCTTCAGTGGACTATCCCTGAttccttctttaaaacattcagTTGAGCTCTGTGCAAAGGATGATGTTCTAAAGCAAAATCACATAAATAAGAGTGGTTGCTTTGCTTACAAAGATGCGTAAAGTGCCTGACTTATTGGAAATTCTGTTCCTGAGTGACTGCCAAGTTAGGTTTTGTTCAGAACATCTAATACtctatttctattatttattttctgtcaggaGAGTGATCGTCCTGACCTGAGCAACTTCATGGAGAGCGGCGAGTGGGTGATGAAGGACTACCGGGGCTGGAAGCACTGGGTTTACTACGCTTGCTGCCCCGACACGCCCTACCTGGACATCACGTACCACTTCCTCATGCAGCGCCTGCCTCTCTACTTCATCGTCAATGTCATCATTCCCTGcctgcttttctcatttttaactgGGTTGGTTTTTTATCTGCCCACGGATTCAGGTATGTGAATTTATTCATTCTACTGCCATAAAGATGGCTCTTCTAACAAGTTTTGGGGAAATTCTGGGCACCTGAAGCCACCACCCAACCCAAGAGGTAGTGTTTGCTAAACAGATGTTTCAGCTCAAAATAACAGGTCTAAATATTCTGCAAATAAAAGGTAAGCTCTGAAAGCTGAAACTATTAATATGGACAAATTGGGCTGATTTCCTATGGAAAACACTGATTAACTGTCCAGTTAACTAACTTCTGCAAAACAATGATTTGGCTAGCCGATTTTCTTATTCTGTCACTCAGGCTTTTAGTACAGTTGTACGTCGCACAGTACATGAGCAAGCGGGGGGCCTGAGGCCCCTCTGCACCGTGCTGGAGCAGCCACCTTGTCATTTGCGTGCGCACGTTGGCTTGTTTGACATGGAGTAATTCTGGCCTCTTCTGGCCTGCTTTGTCCCTGCTGAGCACCTCTGCTGAAGAAAGCTCTTTCTCCCTGCTACCATGTCTCATGCTTTGTTCATTCTGCCTTGCCCAGCTTCTCATACTGCTAAATTTCACTGAGCCCCTTCTGTGAAGACTTCCAACGCAAGTTCTTTGGGTGGAGAACTTTACAGAAAGTTGAAGTGGATAGAAAAAAGCTGTGTGAATCATGATTTGTGGTTCAGTTCTGACATCCTAAGTACCGAAATGTCCCCCATAGCAGCTGACCTCTGGTGCCagacgtgatttttttttttttgtccgcTCACTTGCGCTCTGGCAGGCTCATGCTGTGCTGAGGCAGGTGGACCCCAGAAGGCTCTGGAGCAGGCATTAATCAGGTGCATGCACTTCATCATTCAAATCCCACAGCTCATAAAGTGCTCCTGGCAAGTAAGCTTTCCATACCCACCACCTGTACCTCAGCCTAGTCCTGTCTGGTGACTTCCATTGTACTGCTGGACCTGGGGCTGTGTGAGGCAGTCGGGTTTGGCCAGCAGCATTACCACTTTGGGTGCTGAGAGTGCTGATAGCGCTCCAGGTGCATGAAAATGCATGTGTGTGGATAACCATCATCCACATCTGAACTTCTCAAATTGATGGTCTCAGTTCTGAATTATATGAACAGCAGagttattgtttttctttattataattagtttgtttttgtgttttggcaTGGCAGGTGAGAAAATGACTCTCAGCATCTCTGTCTTGCTGTCTCTGACTGTGTTCCTTCTGGTCATTGTGGAGCTGATTCCCTCCACCTCCAGCGCAGTGCCTCTGATAGGCAAATACATGCTGTTTACCATGGTGTTTGTCATCGCTTCAATCATCATTACGGTCATCGTCATCAACACCCACCACCGCTCCCCCAGCACTCACACCATGCCGCACTGGGTCAGGAAGGTGAGCTCGATGCTTTTGCATGTTCTGTGGTTTCCACAGAGCattgtgtgtgttgtttgtggggttttttttggaggaTTTTCTCCTAGAAGTCAGCATGAATCAGGGAAGTAGATGCATCATGTTAGATCT
This sequence is a window from Cygnus olor isolate bCygOlo1 chromosome 6, bCygOlo1.pri.v2, whole genome shotgun sequence. Protein-coding genes within it:
- the CHRNA1 gene encoding acetylcholine receptor subunit alpha; translation: MEICRVLLLVFSTAGLALCYEHETRLVEDLFRDYNKVVRPVEDHRDAVVVTVGLQLIQLINVDEVNQIVTTNVRLKQQWTDVNLKWNPEDYGGVKQIRIPSDDIWRPDLVLYNNADGDFAIVKYTKVLLEHTGKITWTPPAIFKSYCEIIVTHFPFDQQNCSMKLGTWTYDGTVVVINPESDRPDLSNFMESGEWVMKDYRGWKHWVYYACCPDTPYLDITYHFLMQRLPLYFIVNVIIPCLLFSFLTGLVFYLPTDSGEKMTLSISVLLSLTVFLLVIVELIPSTSSAVPLIGKYMLFTMVFVIASIIITVIVINTHHRSPSTHTMPHWVRKIFIDTIPNIMFFSTMKRPSRNKPDKRIFAEDIDISEISGKPGPMPVNFYSPLTKNPDVKNAIEGIKYIAETMKSDQESSNAAEEWKFVAMVIDHLLLGIFMLVCIIGTLAVFAGRLIELNQQG